From the genome of Sphingobacterium kitahiroshimense, one region includes:
- a CDS encoding aldo/keto reductase gives MEKRNLGNNKLEVSALGLGCMGLSFGYGPATDKQEAISLIHEAYEAGVTFFDTAECYGPFINEELLGEALVPFRDQVVIATKFGFQEGDSKKGLDSSPSRIRAVAEASMKRLKTDYIDLFYQHRVDPNVPIEDVAGTIRDLINEGKIRHWGLSEAGAETIRKAHAEQPVTALQSEYSLFYRDPEKEIIPTLEELGIGFVPFSPLGKGFLTGAINELTQFDPADFRNIVPRFSQENRKANEALVDLLKVIAIDKEATPAQIALAWLLGQKSWIVPIPGTTKIHRLQENISASYIRLSAADMEQIEQATSKITIQGARYPEALQNRVGK, from the coding sequence ATGGAAAAAAGGAATTTAGGAAATAATAAACTTGAAGTATCAGCTTTGGGTTTGGGTTGCATGGGGTTAAGTTTTGGTTATGGACCTGCTACAGATAAGCAAGAGGCTATTAGCTTAATTCATGAAGCGTATGAAGCAGGGGTAACATTTTTTGATACCGCAGAATGTTATGGTCCCTTTATTAATGAAGAGCTACTAGGTGAAGCCTTGGTCCCTTTTCGCGACCAAGTAGTAATTGCAACCAAATTTGGGTTTCAGGAAGGTGATTCAAAAAAAGGATTGGATAGTAGTCCATCACGCATAAGAGCGGTAGCGGAAGCATCCATGAAAAGGCTTAAAACAGATTATATTGATTTATTTTATCAGCATAGAGTGGATCCGAATGTTCCGATTGAAGACGTTGCAGGAACTATTCGTGATCTGATAAATGAAGGAAAAATTAGACATTGGGGGCTTTCAGAAGCGGGTGCGGAGACGATTCGTAAAGCACATGCAGAGCAACCAGTAACTGCATTACAAAGTGAGTATTCGTTATTCTATCGGGATCCTGAAAAGGAAATTATACCTACTCTTGAAGAATTGGGTATAGGTTTTGTTCCTTTCAGCCCATTAGGAAAAGGATTTTTAACAGGTGCTATCAATGAATTAACACAGTTTGATCCCGCAGATTTCAGAAATATAGTGCCTCGGTTTTCACAAGAGAATAGAAAAGCTAATGAAGCCTTGGTTGATTTGTTGAAAGTAATCGCTATTGATAAGGAGGCTACTCCGGCACAAATAGCATTAGCTTGGTTATTGGGACAAAAGTCATGGATAGTACCTATTCCAGGGACAACAAAAATCCATCGATTACAGGAGAATATCAGCGCATCTTATATCAGATTATCGGCTGCAGATATGGAACAGATTGAACAAGCTACTTCAAAAATTACGATCCAAGGAGCGCGGTATCCAGAAGCTTTACAAAATCGAGTAGGGAAATAA
- a CDS encoding flavodoxin has protein sequence MKALTKYGLLLSVALLLLLSCSQAQEPIKEQSSSAPITDKPLHDKKILIVYLSRTNNTKAVAQIIHKEIGGDLVPIELMTAYPLDYQSAVDQVARENQGGYLPPLKTQIENIKQYDVIFVGFPTWGMQLPPPIKSFLSQNDLSGKTIVPFNTNGGYGIGSSFETLRQLCANSTVLTGYSTTGGKEKEGLFLVMKGAKEEQVKADIKKWLATIKIDN, from the coding sequence ATGAAAGCATTAACAAAATACGGATTACTATTAAGTGTAGCTTTATTATTGCTATTATCCTGTTCTCAGGCTCAAGAACCGATAAAAGAGCAGTCTAGCTCTGCTCCAATAACAGACAAACCGCTTCATGATAAAAAGATATTAATCGTGTACTTATCGCGTACAAACAATACAAAGGCAGTTGCTCAGATCATCCACAAAGAAATAGGAGGTGATCTGGTGCCGATCGAATTAATGACAGCTTATCCACTGGATTATCAAAGTGCAGTAGATCAGGTTGCTCGTGAAAATCAAGGAGGCTATTTGCCTCCTTTAAAAACGCAAATTGAGAATATAAAACAATATGATGTAATTTTTGTCGGGTTTCCTACTTGGGGAATGCAACTTCCTCCTCCAATCAAAAGCTTTTTGTCCCAAAATGATTTAAGTGGGAAAACGATTGTTCCTTTTAACACGAATGGCGGGTATGGTATTGGTAGCAGTTTTGAAACTTTAAGGCAATTATGTGCTAATAGTACCGTTTTAACAGGCTATTCTACTACAGGCGGAAAGGAAAAAGAAGGACTTTTTTTGGTGATGAAAGGTGCAAAAGAAGAGCAGGTTAAAGCGGATATAAAGAAATGGCTAGCAACGATTAAGATAGATAATTAA
- a CDS encoding alpha/beta hydrolase family protein: MKQILYAIVFVILGMSNTQAQIKGDWTGTLDYQGTAIAIIFHLTETDGKVQGTMDVPLQGAVGIPLSVVTFENKQLVLSIEQAGIKYSGKLENGKITGTYTQGDAKLPLILENKVITKPGDTTLVSTKEQLATLIALDKGNFKYQVEDYFAKPKLSGFQLSPNGKYISYREKDDKNKRHVMVKEVATGKVIRAIEEKNELIRGMGWINDDRLVYVMDQGGNENYHLYAINIDGTNNIDLTPFENIQASILNMLKEQKDFIIIQMNKDNKQVFEPYKVNIQTGVMEKLFTNEDPANAIVGYEFDKDGNLRGYAKMQNGINSQFFYKPQGATNFELFHTTKWDETFSVVSFNYASKNSDEAYVLTNLDSDKSRIVLYDLKNKKILREIYANEEYDANLISLSRKRNWEIDFVGYEGEKVIIKPVSETFKKIYKNLESQFKGYEFSIAGKTDNEDQLLVVVQSDKLYGRYYHYDTKSGKATLLVDLMPQLKEEDMAVMRPITFKSRDGMTIHGYITLPKVALDGKKVPLIVNPHGGPQGIRDSWGFNPETQLFASRGYATLQVNFRISGGYGKEFLRAGFKQIGRKAMDDVEDGVQYAIEQGWVDKSNVAIYGASHGGYAVLRGLEKTPDLYKAGVDYVGVSNIFTLMSSIPEYWKPYKEMLYEIWYDLDKEDEAAIAKEVSPIFHIDAIKSPLFVVQGANDPRVKIAEADQIVKALRDKGVDVPYMVKYDEGHGFGKEENQIEFYKAMMGFFSKHLH, encoded by the coding sequence ATGAAGCAGATTCTTTATGCAATTGTATTTGTAATTTTGGGTATGTCAAATACGCAAGCACAGATCAAAGGCGATTGGACCGGTACATTGGATTACCAAGGTACTGCAATTGCCATTATTTTTCACTTAACCGAGACTGACGGTAAAGTTCAGGGTACTATGGATGTTCCACTTCAGGGGGCTGTTGGAATTCCCCTGTCTGTTGTCACTTTCGAAAACAAGCAACTTGTTTTGAGTATTGAGCAAGCAGGAATTAAGTATAGTGGTAAATTGGAAAATGGAAAAATCACAGGTACATATACACAAGGTGACGCCAAGCTACCTTTAATTTTGGAAAATAAAGTAATCACTAAGCCTGGCGATACTACATTGGTATCTACCAAAGAACAGTTAGCAACACTTATTGCATTGGACAAAGGTAATTTTAAATATCAGGTTGAAGATTATTTTGCGAAACCAAAGCTATCCGGTTTTCAGTTATCTCCAAATGGTAAATATATCTCATATCGCGAGAAGGATGATAAGAATAAACGCCATGTAATGGTAAAAGAAGTCGCTACTGGTAAAGTTATTCGGGCTATTGAAGAAAAAAATGAGCTGATCCGCGGTATGGGTTGGATTAATGATGATCGTTTAGTGTACGTCATGGATCAGGGTGGTAACGAGAATTACCATCTTTATGCAATAAATATTGATGGAACTAATAATATTGACTTGACACCTTTTGAAAATATTCAAGCATCGATTTTGAATATGTTGAAGGAACAAAAGGATTTTATTATTATCCAGATGAATAAAGATAATAAACAGGTATTCGAACCTTATAAAGTTAATATTCAAACTGGGGTAATGGAAAAACTATTTACGAATGAAGATCCTGCAAATGCAATAGTTGGTTATGAATTTGATAAGGATGGTAACCTTCGTGGATATGCAAAGATGCAGAATGGTATAAATAGTCAATTTTTTTATAAGCCTCAAGGTGCCACAAATTTTGAACTTTTCCATACGACTAAGTGGGATGAAACATTTAGTGTTGTATCGTTTAACTATGCTTCTAAGAATTCCGATGAAGCTTATGTCTTAACTAATTTGGATTCCGACAAATCTCGAATTGTTTTGTACGATCTTAAAAATAAAAAGATATTAAGAGAAATCTACGCCAATGAAGAATATGATGCGAATCTAATTTCTCTTTCCAGAAAGCGCAATTGGGAAATTGACTTTGTGGGATATGAAGGAGAAAAGGTAATTATAAAACCGGTCAGCGAGACTTTTAAGAAAATTTATAAAAATCTGGAAAGCCAATTTAAAGGTTATGAGTTCTCGATTGCTGGTAAAACAGACAATGAAGATCAATTGTTAGTTGTTGTTCAAAGCGACAAACTTTATGGTCGTTATTATCATTATGATACCAAAAGTGGTAAAGCGACTCTATTAGTGGATTTGATGCCACAATTGAAAGAAGAGGATATGGCAGTGATGCGTCCAATTACTTTTAAATCCCGTGATGGAATGACTATTCATGGATATATCACATTGCCTAAAGTAGCTCTTGATGGTAAAAAAGTTCCTTTGATCGTAAACCCACATGGTGGTCCTCAGGGAATACGCGATAGCTGGGGCTTTAATCCCGAAACACAATTGTTCGCAAGCCGAGGATATGCAACCCTTCAAGTGAATTTCCGTATATCTGGTGGATATGGAAAAGAATTTCTTCGTGCCGGTTTTAAGCAAATAGGTCGTAAAGCGATGGATGATGTTGAAGATGGTGTACAATATGCTATTGAGCAAGGTTGGGTTGATAAAAGTAATGTCGCGATCTATGGAGCTAGCCATGGTGGATACGCTGTACTAAGAGGTTTAGAAAAGACACCTGATCTGTATAAAGCGGGAGTTGATTATGTTGGTGTTTCTAATATTTTTACACTTATGAGTTCGATTCCTGAGTATTGGAAACCTTATAAAGAAATGTTATATGAAATATGGTATGATCTGGATAAAGAAGATGAAGCTGCAATCGCGAAAGAAGTATCACCAATTTTTCATATTGATGCAATCAAATCACCTTTATTTGTCGTACAAGGAGCAAATGACCCACGCGTTAAAATTGCTGAAGCTGATCAGATTGTAAAAGCTTTGCGGGATAAGGGTGTTGATGTACCCTATATGGTTAAATATGATGAAGGACATGGTTTTGGTAAAGAAGAAAATCAGATCGAGTTTTATAAAGCGATGATGGGATTCTTTAGTAAACATCTTCACTAA
- a CDS encoding sensor histidine kinase: MLAKYSSWQVLLISIAAATFIIYPDITWLPFELRGLEETRKMQHIIFFLFRYLFFVSLVFILIKSNLTYLRSSTLKKRIAYNLLISASGYVVYGGISFLLFTKVRHFGSLVLFQFFVVSILSSLVGYIIQLYRDKRKKEQQIEELTMKNLQSRYDALTNQINPHFFFNSLNGLTSLIRKKNDEVTLTYVNKLSDVFRYILQSDKKGLVTLREELAFVDAFKYMMEVRFANKLTYNVDISDEVLDYKLPVLSILPLLDNIVVHNIIDSDHKMIIDIYFNDRNELVVSNPIYPKLVAPVSNGTGLKNLESRFILLLEKPIHIEDNGKTFTVYLPLK, translated from the coding sequence TTGTTAGCAAAATACAGTTCATGGCAGGTCTTATTAATCAGTATCGCTGCCGCAACATTTATTATATACCCGGATATCACCTGGTTACCTTTTGAATTAAGAGGATTAGAAGAAACAAGAAAAATGCAGCATATCATCTTTTTCTTATTTCGCTACCTGTTCTTTGTCTCATTGGTTTTTATTTTGATTAAAAGCAATCTGACTTATCTTCGATCTTCAACCTTAAAAAAACGGATCGCTTACAATCTTTTGATATCAGCTAGCGGCTACGTTGTATATGGCGGTATTTCATTTTTACTATTTACCAAAGTAAGGCATTTTGGAAGTCTTGTACTCTTTCAATTCTTTGTTGTTTCTATCCTGAGTTCGCTCGTGGGGTACATTATACAGCTCTATCGCGATAAGAGAAAAAAAGAACAGCAGATTGAGGAGCTAACCATGAAAAATCTACAGAGCCGCTATGATGCACTTACCAATCAGATCAACCCACATTTCTTTTTTAATTCCCTAAATGGTCTAACTTCTTTAATTCGAAAAAAGAATGATGAAGTCACTTTAACTTATGTTAACAAATTATCTGATGTATTCCGATACATTCTGCAGAGTGACAAAAAAGGTCTGGTTACTTTGAGAGAAGAGCTTGCTTTCGTAGATGCTTTTAAATATATGATGGAAGTTCGCTTTGCCAATAAATTGACCTATAACGTTGATATAAGTGATGAAGTATTGGACTATAAATTACCAGTGTTATCTATCCTCCCTTTATTGGATAACATTGTTGTACATAATATCATTGACAGCGATCATAAAATGATCATTGATATTTACTTCAATGACCGCAATGAACTTGTTGTTTCAAATCCTATTTACCCTAAATTGGTCGCACCCGTCAGTAACGGAACAGGTCTTAAAAATCTAGAAAGTAGATTTATATTATTACTGGAAAAACCGATACATATTGAAGATAATGGCAAAACATTTACAGTTTATTTACCCTTAAAGTAA
- a CDS encoding helix-turn-helix domain-containing protein has protein sequence MKKITHLNSVYAFNIFNHFEVRHPLVNIVDWSKATLRPDCNVHLDLYCIALSILDNHEGKLSFIAPGNTIGIENTADQVFRKGHALVFHPDLIAGTALTEHLNVYHFFQNNSHQVLLLTPNECKIVSDCFAKIEYELSQPIDKHSKKLLISNVELFLNYCERFYDRQFSVPDHINQGMVKNFKQLLNHYFKCDNLIENGIPSVAYFADKLNISPNYFGDLIKKEAGKSAQEYIKDKIIDEAKNKIYNRSKSINEIAYELGFKYPQHFSRFFKKNVGLSPNEYRLSALT, from the coding sequence ATGAAAAAAATCACTCATCTAAATAGCGTTTATGCATTCAACATTTTCAATCATTTTGAAGTGCGCCATCCGTTAGTTAATATCGTTGACTGGTCTAAAGCAACCTTACGTCCAGATTGCAATGTCCATTTGGATTTATATTGTATTGCACTATCTATACTTGATAATCATGAAGGCAAGCTTTCTTTTATTGCTCCGGGCAACACGATCGGAATCGAAAATACGGCCGATCAGGTTTTTAGAAAAGGGCATGCCTTAGTATTTCATCCGGATCTGATTGCAGGAACAGCACTTACTGAACATTTAAATGTTTATCATTTTTTTCAAAATAACAGTCATCAAGTATTGCTATTAACTCCAAATGAATGTAAGATTGTATCTGACTGTTTCGCAAAAATCGAATATGAATTAAGTCAACCCATAGACAAGCACAGCAAAAAACTATTAATCTCGAATGTCGAGTTGTTTTTAAATTATTGTGAAAGATTCTATGATCGTCAATTCAGCGTTCCAGATCATATTAATCAGGGGATGGTAAAGAATTTTAAACAGCTATTAAATCATTATTTCAAGTGTGATAATTTAATTGAAAACGGTATTCCTTCCGTGGCGTATTTTGCAGATAAACTAAACATATCGCCCAATTATTTTGGAGACCTAATCAAAAAAGAAGCTGGCAAATCAGCACAGGAATATATAAAGGATAAGATCATTGATGAAGCTAAAAATAAAATTTACAACCGAAGTAAATCCATCAATGAAATTGCATATGAATTAGGATTTAAATATCCTCAACATTTTTCAAGGTTTTTCAAGAAGAATGTAGGCCTTAGTCCAAACGAATATCGGCTCTCGGCTTTAACATAA
- a CDS encoding ABC transporter ATP-binding protein — protein sequence MQQGIVTLKNVKKIYKTGDSVITALDTTNVSFETNKLTLIMGPSGSGKTTLLSILGFVIYPTAGDVFYKETHVNNLKESDLAQLRLHEIGFVFQQFNLIEPLNALENVIQPLILQGITKKEAIVRASRALDEVGLSTKMKTLPKRLSGGQKQRVAIARALVTNPAMILCDEPTASLDAKSATSIMQELKTLASKNKAVIIVTHDLRLRKYADKVIYVEEGKVSDVINNEQDYK from the coding sequence ATGCAACAAGGAATCGTCACACTAAAAAACGTTAAAAAAATTTACAAGACAGGCGATTCTGTTATAACTGCATTAGATACTACCAATGTTAGTTTTGAGACAAATAAATTGACTTTAATAATGGGGCCTTCGGGTAGTGGAAAGACAACACTATTATCAATTTTAGGCTTTGTGATCTATCCTACCGCTGGTGATGTTTTTTATAAAGAAACACATGTTAACAACTTAAAGGAATCCGATTTAGCACAATTACGGTTACATGAAATCGGTTTTGTATTTCAACAGTTTAATCTTATAGAACCATTAAATGCTTTAGAAAATGTAATCCAACCACTCATTTTGCAAGGCATTACAAAAAAGGAAGCTATCGTCCGTGCAAGCAGAGCTTTGGATGAAGTAGGATTATCAACTAAAATGAAGACACTTCCAAAAAGATTAAGTGGGGGACAGAAACAACGGGTAGCAATTGCGCGTGCTTTGGTGACTAATCCTGCAATGATCCTATGTGACGAACCAACCGCATCGCTTGATGCTAAAAGTGCCACAAGCATTATGCAAGAACTAAAAACACTAGCTTCCAAAAACAAGGCAGTCATTATTGTTACCCATGATTTACGTCTGCGCAAATATGCAGATAAAGTAATATATGTAGAAGAAGGAAAAGTTTCAGATGTGATTAATAATGAACAAGATTACAAATAG
- a CDS encoding DUF418 domain-containing protein — protein sequence MEPVAKQAITNNRITVIDAIRGITLIGICMTHALQHFGAFTSTAPPPLPWIGTMDSILSWILQYFIMGKFFIIFSFLFGLSFFIQMDNAAKKGIDFRGRFFWRLIILFIIGLIHSALFRNDILIIYALLGVPLIFMYKLSNKWLIAISIFFLLGGAQLSNIVYKSIAPEILSTITETMTERRGRWQEIFFNGSILTNIQHNLSEQLHFKFNFQFEEYGRGYMTMGFFILGLLAGRLRLFEKLEKYKNQIYRLAWMALGAVILLYIIKPILPAQHGNPIAEWLVIPLDNLINLLAAYLWLAVIIVIYSKETMQKKLSKLESYGRMGLTNYMVQSILGVFIFYGYGFGLYDLGIFLSVMICLGYTMLQIQLSHMWLQKFRYGPIEWLWRSGTYLKWQKLIKS from the coding sequence ATGGAACCAGTAGCAAAACAAGCAATTACAAACAATAGAATAACTGTCATAGATGCTATTAGGGGTATTACTCTAATCGGTATTTGTATGACACATGCCTTACAGCATTTCGGTGCATTCACTAGTACTGCCCCACCACCATTGCCCTGGATCGGTACAATGGACTCGATCTTAAGCTGGATATTGCAGTATTTCATCATGGGGAAATTCTTTATTATCTTTTCTTTTTTATTCGGCTTGAGTTTCTTTATACAAATGGATAATGCTGCTAAGAAAGGTATTGATTTTCGTGGTCGATTTTTCTGGCGTCTTATTATCCTATTTATCATCGGTCTTATACATAGCGCTCTTTTTCGAAATGATATCTTGATCATCTATGCGCTATTGGGTGTACCGCTGATCTTTATGTATAAATTATCCAACAAATGGTTGATTGCGATCTCGATTTTCTTTTTATTGGGCGGTGCACAGCTATCTAACATTGTTTACAAATCAATTGCTCCAGAGATTCTATCAACTATTACTGAAACGATGACTGAAAGAAGAGGCCGTTGGCAAGAAATATTTTTCAATGGATCGATTTTAACAAACATACAGCACAACCTTAGTGAACAGTTACATTTTAAATTCAACTTCCAATTTGAGGAATATGGACGAGGCTATATGACAATGGGCTTTTTTATTCTTGGATTATTGGCAGGTCGTTTACGTTTATTTGAAAAACTTGAAAAATACAAAAATCAGATTTATCGCTTAGCTTGGATGGCCTTAGGTGCCGTTATATTACTTTATATTATAAAACCGATCTTACCGGCACAACATGGTAATCCAATTGCTGAATGGCTAGTAATTCCCTTAGATAATCTCATTAACCTATTAGCAGCATATTTATGGTTAGCTGTCATCATAGTTATTTACAGTAAAGAAACGATGCAAAAGAAACTTTCAAAACTTGAAAGCTATGGTCGAATGGGGCTGACCAATTATATGGTACAGTCGATCTTAGGTGTATTTATATTCTATGGATATGGCTTTGGTCTATATGATCTTGGTATATTTCTAAGCGTTATGATCTGTTTAGGCTATACTATGCTCCAGATTCAGTTAAGTCATATGTGGCTACAGAAATTTCGTTACGGTCCGATCGAATGGTTATGGAGATCAGGAACCTATCTTAAATGGCAAAAATTGATCAAATCATAA
- a CDS encoding helix-turn-helix domain-containing protein: protein MDKSIDYGVFLPNKSLWDYVESFWFLHNQSDQEKETVGLPDGRIDLIFSKSPENPFQIILLGLGTQHKPATIPARIKMFVVSFKLLAVDYILKQPISDLVDSGKVLTSDFWDFSEDDLQDFNCFMNKATLTMESLIPHQIDKRKQHLFDLIYASKGSVTVKELAEKVIWSSRQINRYFNQQFGLSLKVYCNVLRFRASLDHVAQGKLFPEENFFDQTHFIKDIKKFSGVVPKELLKNKNDRFILLSSLNSE from the coding sequence ATGGATAAGAGCATAGACTATGGCGTTTTTTTACCGAATAAATCCCTTTGGGATTATGTAGAAAGCTTTTGGTTTTTGCATAATCAATCTGATCAGGAAAAAGAAACAGTTGGTTTACCAGATGGACGAATTGATCTGATATTTTCTAAATCACCGGAAAATCCTTTTCAAATCATATTATTGGGACTTGGTACACAACATAAACCGGCGACTATTCCCGCACGTATAAAGATGTTTGTGGTAAGTTTTAAATTACTTGCTGTCGACTATATTTTGAAACAACCTATTTCCGATCTAGTGGATTCAGGCAAAGTGCTTACAAGTGATTTTTGGGATTTTTCTGAAGATGATCTGCAAGATTTTAATTGTTTTATGAATAAAGCAACACTGACAATGGAGTCCTTAATTCCCCATCAAATCGATAAACGGAAACAACACTTATTTGATTTAATTTATGCCTCGAAGGGATCCGTGACTGTAAAAGAATTAGCAGAAAAAGTGATATGGAGCAGCCGTCAGATCAATAGGTATTTCAATCAGCAATTTGGCCTATCCCTGAAGGTATACTGCAATGTCTTACGCTTTCGAGCATCTCTGGATCATGTTGCACAGGGGAAATTGTTTCCTGAAGAGAATTTTTTTGATCAGACCCATTTTATAAAAGATATAAAAAAATTTTCTGGCGTAGTACCGAAAGAATTATTGAAGAATAAAAACGACCGATTTATACTATTATCTTCTCTTAACTCTGAATAA
- a CDS encoding efflux RND transporter periplasmic adaptor subunit, with amino-acid sequence MNKITNRIAITIAIVMMTMACTSDKKPKTSHTNKQILQDITEIKAIGKIIPSEDWAIIASTTAAIIKQVLIKEGDTVQAGELLVLLDKGNITLDIEQEQTKLNAAVTENRTTVEDIEKANLNLKELQAKYETSKRLFAQNAESKEVMETDLTSWRQQELTLKGLQEKRRAQQIKEHEQYLQIQKIQNQENDFNINARKSGIIMDLTAKVGQSVGNANELGKIVNVSNPIIEAEVDELFAQDVKIGQSVTILPVGRKDNPTTGQIFYISPILSNKSILYETANEGEDRRVRKIKIQVNNNNQLPINAKVDCTIKMK; translated from the coding sequence ATGAACAAGATTACAAATAGAATCGCGATAACTATAGCTATTGTAATGATGACAATGGCCTGCACTTCGGATAAGAAGCCGAAAACATCACATACTAATAAACAAATCTTACAAGATATAACCGAAATAAAAGCGATTGGTAAGATAATTCCTTCAGAAGATTGGGCCATTATTGCTAGCACAACCGCTGCAATTATTAAACAGGTACTGATTAAAGAGGGAGATACAGTTCAGGCAGGAGAGCTTCTTGTACTACTTGATAAAGGCAATATTACATTAGATATCGAGCAAGAGCAAACAAAGTTAAATGCGGCAGTCACCGAAAACAGAACTACAGTTGAGGATATTGAAAAAGCAAACTTAAATCTAAAAGAATTGCAAGCTAAATATGAAACTTCTAAACGTCTGTTTGCCCAAAATGCAGAGTCAAAAGAGGTAATGGAAACGGATCTTACCAGTTGGCGACAACAAGAATTAACGTTAAAAGGTCTTCAAGAAAAACGCAGAGCGCAGCAGATAAAAGAACATGAACAATATTTACAGATTCAAAAAATACAGAATCAGGAGAATGATTTCAACATAAATGCACGTAAATCAGGAATTATTATGGATCTAACTGCCAAAGTTGGGCAAAGTGTCGGCAATGCAAATGAGCTTGGAAAAATAGTGAATGTTTCAAACCCAATTATTGAAGCCGAAGTCGATGAATTATTTGCTCAGGATGTTAAAATTGGTCAATCGGTAACTATCCTGCCGGTAGGCAGAAAAGATAATCCTACTACGGGACAGATCTTCTACATAAGCCCCATCTTATCGAACAAATCGATTCTATATGAAACCGCAAATGAAGGAGAAGACCGCCGTGTTCGAAAAATAAAAATACAGGTAAATAACAATAATCAACTACCTATCAATGCCAAGGTAGACTGTACAATAAAGATGAAATAG
- a CDS encoding LytR/AlgR family response regulator transcription factor: MQVLIVEDETAAYESLVEILKEIDPTIQVLGNTESVSQTINWLTTNPPPDLILMDIHLSDGAAFLIFNHVEVEIPIIFTTAYDEYAIEAFKVNSIDYLLKPIKKNDLDRALQKFQRFTQSDLVAYISKITQLAPAKQYKDKILIPVQDRLIPIDLQTVSFFYTTDKSTHIYLKDGSKYPYSRTLEQLYITLNPKNFYRANKQFIIARNSVESITIWFDNRLLITLDTETPERIYVSKNKASDFKEWMVNM, translated from the coding sequence ATGCAGGTATTAATTGTTGAAGACGAAACTGCAGCTTATGAAAGCTTGGTTGAGATATTAAAAGAAATTGATCCCACTATTCAGGTATTAGGTAATACAGAAAGTGTCAGCCAGACCATTAACTGGTTAACTACAAATCCACCGCCGGATCTCATTTTAATGGATATTCATCTTTCTGATGGTGCGGCATTTCTTATCTTCAATCATGTTGAGGTCGAAATTCCTATAATCTTTACTACTGCTTATGATGAATATGCTATTGAAGCCTTCAAGGTCAACAGTATTGATTATTTGCTAAAACCAATAAAGAAAAATGATCTTGACCGCGCGTTGCAAAAATTTCAACGTTTTACACAATCAGATCTAGTAGCCTATATCTCAAAGATTACGCAATTAGCTCCTGCCAAACAGTATAAAGATAAAATCTTAATTCCTGTTCAAGACAGATTAATTCCAATTGACCTACAGACTGTTTCTTTTTTTTACACAACAGATAAAAGTACCCATATCTATCTCAAAGATGGCAGTAAATATCCTTATTCAAGAACACTCGAGCAACTCTATATTACTTTAAATCCTAAGAACTTTTATCGTGCTAACAAACAGTTCATTATTGCAAGAAATTCAGTCGAGAGCATCACCATCTGGTTTGATAACCGCTTACTTATTACACTTGATACAGAAACCCCTGAACGCATTTATGTCAGTAAAAATAAAGCTTCAGATTTTAAAGAATGGATGGTAAATATGTAA